The genomic stretch CTCGCTTTCCAGGTAGGCGCCGCCAAGGCTGATATCGCGCAGGAAGCTCTGATAGGTCCAGTTGCTGACGTCGTAGTCAATGGCCACCAGGCAGTTAAAACGCTCGTGGCGCCGTTTTTCGGGCAGCCGGCTGTTTTGCTCATCATCCAGCCGTCCGGCCTCCAGCAAGAGGTTCATCAGAGACTCGCTGAACTCCTGTTCCCGCTCCGGCGGGCTAAAGTCGATGTCGATGGCCACATGCTTCCATCCCAGAATGGTCAGCGCCGCCTTTTTGCCTGAAATCGGTCCCAGGGCGGCTGCGATGGGTTCGCCCCCCGAGAGATAGAGGAAACCCGTCTTTCCTTTGGCGCTGATCTGCAGCGTGGCCGAGCAGCCTTCGAGTTCCATCATTTGCAGAAATGCGGAAAGACCGATTCCCTTCAATTGTCCGCCGAAATCGATTCGCAGCTCGGTGAACAGACGTCGGGCAAGCTGGCCGATGTCCTGGGAGTGATCAAAGTTGATGGCGTTGGTGCTTTTGCGGATCCGGCTGCGCAGCATGCCGGAGGCCCGGCTGGTGAAAACAATGATCCGGATCGACGGCTGGTGGCGGGCCAAATGCGTCACGAGCTCCAACACCTCAAGCTCGCGGAGGTTCGGGCCGGTGATGACGATCTGGATGGATTCTCTTTCGGTGATGGTGCAAGCGGCCTTTCCGTTTTCAGCCGACCGGACGTTCAATAATCCGCTCTGACTTTTAAGCAGGCCTGAAAACAGGCTGCGAATGAAAGGGTCGCTGTCGACGATCAAAACGTTTTTCATTTCCTGGCAGACCTCTGCTGGGTGGGTGGCTCGCCCCGCCGGCAATTGGTGGGGGTTTTCGCGTTTTTAACATGTTCCACGGCGAGTATGCCGGACCGAAAGGGTAAACGGCGGCGCGCAAGCATCAAAAAAAGGTCGGCTGGCCTGCAAGGCGGCCGCAGCTTCAAGGATGCTTATCGTCCGGCGGAATGGAAATTTAAACTGCGCAGAGGAGTTGATCGGGCCAAAACGGCCGGGAAGCAACGAAGGGCGGGTCAGGGCCCCTCGTTTCACACCGACACCAAGCCCACGCCGGCCAGCGCCAGGGCGACGCCGGTCAGCTGGATCCGGTCGGGGCGCTCGTGCAGGAGCACCACCGACAGGACCACGGTGACCACCGGGTAGAGGGAGCTGAAGACCGCCACGATGCTCAGCAGACCGATGCTCGTGGCGACGGCAAAGGCGACGCTGGCCAGGCAGTCGACGGCCCCCAGGGCGATCAAACCAGGCAGGTGGGGGCCCACGGTCTTTAAAGCGGAGCGCGTGGTGAACAGGATCGGCAGCAGCCAAGCGCCAAAGGAGGCCCGCATCAGAAGTGAGGCCCAGTAGGGATCGGCCTCGCTGGCGCGGTCCATCAGGACAAAGAAGATGCCCGTCGCCAGGGCCGCGCCCGCGGCAAAGGCCACACCCGCCTCACCGCTGCTGCCGCCACCCTTTGCGGCGCCCCGCGCCGCCAGGATCGAGCCCGCCAGGGCCGAGGCGATTCCCAGGCTTTGAAAACCGGTCAGCGACTCCCCGAAGGCCAGGCCGGCGGCAATCGGCAGGACCACCCCGGTGGCGCTGATGGGTGCCACGATGGCCATCTTGCCGCGGGCAAGACCCTGGTAGAGCAGGAACATCGCCGCAATCGCGGCCACCCCGGCGGAGATCGCCCACAGGACCGCCGCCAGCGGCGGGGGTGAGACCCGCCGCAGCCACACGATGGCGCCGATGACCCCCAGACCGAACAGGTTGGAGAACATCAGGACGGTTATAGCCGGCAGGCGGCGGCTTTTTATCCCGCCCAGAAAGTCCGCCAGCCCCCAACCCAGACCGGCGGTCAGCGCCAGGCAAAGCGCAATCATGACCACCCCCTGGGCTCGGGCGCCGCGTTGGCGTATGGGAGAGTTTGCAGCATCGCTTGTTCAACCGCGATCCGGCGGGCTGGCGGGTGGGGTTTTGATGGCAACAAAAAAAGCGGATCAGCCCGCCGGCTCACCCGCTTGATACCCGTCATTGACTTGTGGTCGGGGCGAGAGGATTTGAACCTCCGACCCCTTGAACCCCATTCAAGTGCGCTACCAGACTGCGCTACGCCCCGACATCACGACAGCCTCCCTAACATTATCCACCCGGTGTGTCAAGCGATGATGGCGGCGCCGAAACAACATTTTTGAATTTGATTTTCAGGCGCCCACCTTTTAATATAGACTCACTATGGAAACTGACGCCACCGAGTTGCGGATTCCCCCCCGGCTGTTTTCCGGCGACACCATCGGCATTGCCGCGCCGGGGAGCCCCTTTGATCTTGCCCTCTTCCAGAAAGGGGTGGCGGTCTTGGTCGGGATGGGTTTTCGGGTGGCGTTTGACGACGGTCTTTTTCAGCGCTGCGGCTACCTGGCCGGCCCCGACGCCCACCGGGCGGCGCTGCTGAACGGGCTGTTTGCAGACCCGGCGGTCAAGGCGATTTTCTGCGCCCGGGGAGGCTACGGGACGCTGCGGCTAATCGAGCACCTCCAATGGGCCGCCATTTGCCGCAGCCCCAAGCTGCTGGTGGGCTTCAGCGACGTTACCAACCTGCACGCGGCGCTTTGGAGCAGGTGCCGGCTGGTCAGTCTCCACGGACCCAACGTGACCGGGCTGGCGCTGGCCGACGACTCAAGCCGCTCTGCCCTGATGGCCGCCTTGACCGGCGAGGCGCCCGTCGCGTTGACGCTTTCAGAGGGCGTCACCCTTCAGGCGGGGGCGGCCAGCGGCATCGTCCTCGGTGGCAACCTCACCTCTCTCTGCCATCTGATCGGCACCCGTTTCCACCCCCGTTTCGAGGGGCGGCTGCTCTTTCTGGAAGACCGCGGCGAGGCGCCCTACCGGATCGACCGCATGCTGACCCAGATGACCCAGGCCGGGTGCCTCAAGGGGGTCGCGGGGGTGATCCTGGGGGATTTCACCGCCTGCGGCAGCCCGCAGGCGGTCTACGAAGTATTTGGGGAGCGCCTTGGCGGGCGAGGGATTCCGATTCTGGCTGGGCTCCAGGCTGGTCATGAGCAGCGCAACCTGCCCCTTCCCCTGGGGTTGGAGGCCGTCCTCGACGCCGATGCCCGAACGCTGCGCTACCGGCTGCCGGTCGTGGCCTGACGGTCGTCGCAACCATCCCGGAATCCGCAGACAGGGGGTAAAAATCGGACCAGCCGGTCCTCCAATCACCCATCGAGGTCGATCCTTGAATGTGGACGTAAATGACGCGGATGCCCGTCTGGGGCAGGTCGCCGATCTGATGCAAAGCGGGGTCGAAGACGGGGTTTTCCCCGGCGGCGTCTTGCTGGTCGCCCGCGCGGCCCGGGTGCTGTTTCACGCCGCCTTCGGGGTGACCAACCGGTTTGCCCCGAGGCCGGTGACCCGAACCACCTTTTTCGATCTGGCCTCCCTGACCAAGCCGTTGGCGACGACCCTGGCGGTCCTGAAGCTGGTACAGGATGGGCGCCTTTCCCTGGAGACCTCTCTGGCCGAAGTGCTGCACCCTTTCCGCGAGGGGGCAAAAACCCTTATCACGGTGCGCCAACTGCTCGCGCACACCGCCGGTTTTCCGGCCTATCGGCCTTATTTCGAGTCGTTGGCGGCCCACCCGCCGGCCGCACGGCAACGCCTTTTGCGCCAGATTCTGGTGAAAGAGCCGCTGGCGGCGCCCCCCGGGGATACGGTGCGCTACAGCGACCTGGGGTTTATGGTGCTCAACTGGGTGGTGGAGACGGTGAGCGGGTCCACCCTGGATCGTTTTCTGGCGGCCGAAATTTACCCCTGCCTGGGGGTGACGGATCTCTTTTTCGTCCGACACTTCGAAAACTGCCGTCGCGGGGTGTTTGCGGCCACCGAGGACTGCCCCTGGCGGCATGCGGTGCTCGAGGGCCGGGTGCATGACGACAACGCTTACGTTGTCGGCGGGGTGGAGGGCCACGCGGGGCTTTTTGGCACCGCCGAAGCGGTCTACCGGCTGCTGCTGGAATTGTGGCGATCCCTTCGCGGCTGCGGCGGATCCGGCTTTTTCGAGGCCCGTCAGGTGGCCCGCTTTCTGACCCGCGCGCCCTCGGGCGAGCGGACATTGGGCTTTGACACGCCGGCGCCGCAAAACGCCAGCTGCGGGCAGTTTTTCCCCTTTCAGACGGTCGGCCACCTGGGCTTTACCGGGACCTCCTTCTGGATGGACCTCGACGCCGGGGTCATCGTTGTGCTGCTCACCAACCGTGTCCACCCCACCCGCCAGAATACCGCCATCAAGGCATTTCGGCCGCGTTTGCACGATTTGGTCATGCAAAAAATATTGCAAAACGGCTGGAACTAGCATAGTAATGCCCGTCAGACTTTCAGGGGAAGGCCTCCGTGTTGTCCCGTGCGACCGTGTTCCACAACGCCTTTTAGCATGCGGGCGCGCATTCCTTTCGGGTTACATAATTAAATATAATTGGCCTTAAATGCATTTAAGGGTGCGCATTTCGCCGCCGAAAAGAAGAGGTGAGCGAACCGCGCCTTTTTGCAACCGACTCATTTTTTTTTATGGGCCTTTGAAAGGCCCGAAATCAGACGGTGCCAGGGCGGGTCTGGGCCGGGGAAGCCTCGGGCGCCCAATTCGCCCGCCCTGCGGCCTTGGTGCGTGAAAAGCGCGGCGTGGCTCCCGGGTTCGAACCGGAACCGTCACAAGACCCCGCCTCAGGCGGAATGAGGAACTATGAATCTGTTTCTGGATGCAGTGCTGGGCATTTTCTCAAATGACCTGGCCATCGATCTGGGCACGGCAAATACTCTGGTCTATGTGAAAGGCAAAGGGATCGTACTCAGCGAACCTTCGGTGGTTGCCGTCAGAACCGACAACCGGATGAAAAACCGGGTGCTGGCCGTCGGGCTGGAGGCCAAGAACATGCTGGGGCGCACCCCCGGCAATATCATCGCCATCCGACCGATGCGTGACGGGGTTATCGCCGATTTCGAAGTCACCGAAGCCATGCTGCGGCATTTCATCCACAAGGTTCACAACCGGCGCTCTTTCGTTCGTCCCCGGATCGTGATCGCGGTGCCCTCCGGAATCACCCAGGTGGAGAAAAGGGCGGTTCGGGAATCGGCCGAATCCGCCGGGGCGCGTGAGGTCTTCCTGATCGAGGAACCTATGGCGGCGGCCATTGGCGCCGGCCTGCCGATCACCGAACCCCGCTGCAACATGGTCATCGACATCGGCGGCGGCACCACCGAGGTGGCGGTGATCTCGCTTGCCGGCATCGTTTACAGCCGCTCCATCCGGGTGGCCGGCGACAAGATGGACCAGGCCATCATGCAGCACATCAAACGCAAGTACAACCTGCTGATCGGCGAGCGCACCGCCGAAATCATCAAGACCACCATAGGCAACGCCTACCCGGACCCCCAGAATCTCGAAACCATCGAGGTCAAGGGGCGCGACCTGGTGTCGGGAATCCCCAAGATCCTGGCCATCGACTCCGAGGAGATCCGACTGGCGATCTCCGAGCAGATCGACGCCATCGTGGAGACCGCCAAGATCGCCCTGGAGCAGACCCCACCCGAGCTGGCTGCAGACATCGTCGACAGCGGGATCGTGCTCACCGGCGGCGGCGCCCTGTTGAAAAACCTCGACAAACTCCTCAGGGAGGAAAGCGGTCTGCCCATCACCGTGACCGACGACCCGCTTTCGACGGTTGCCCTGGGCTCGGGCAAATGTCTCGACACCATCGAGATACTCAAACAGGTCGTCATCACTTAGGAATATGTTTTCCAGAAAGATGATCCTGGTTGTTGGCGTCATTCTCCTGTTTGTCGTCAATGTCATCTTGCTTTCCGTTGCCGGCCGCAGCCGCCTTTCGGTCAGCGGCCCCGATCGATTCGCGGT from Desulfobacteraceae bacterium encodes the following:
- a CDS encoding PilZ domain-containing protein; translation: MKNVLIVDSDPFIRSLFSGLLKSQSGLLNVRSAENGKAACTITERESIQIVITGPNLRELEVLELVTHLARHQPSIRIIVFTSRASGMLRSRIRKSTNAINFDHSQDIGQLARRLFTELRIDFGGQLKGIGLSAFLQMMELEGCSATLQISAKGKTGFLYLSGGEPIAAALGPISGKKAALTILGWKHVAIDIDFSPPEREQEFSESLMNLLLEAGRLDDEQNSRLPEKRRHERFNCLVAIDYDVSNWTYQSFLRDISLGGAYLESEQPALLGSHLTLSLAAPGVAGGCKVQGKVIRCDPRGIGVSFANLSLKQKEVIQALAALRPQPAAEEEPEVPEEPELELFG
- a CDS encoding DMT family transporter: MIALCLALTAGLGWGLADFLGGIKSRRLPAITVLMFSNLFGLGVIGAIVWLRRVSPPPLAAVLWAISAGVAAIAAMFLLYQGLARGKMAIVAPISATGVVLPIAAGLAFGESLTGFQSLGIASALAGSILAARGAAKGGGSSGEAGVAFAAGAALATGIFFVLMDRASEADPYWASLLMRASFGAWLLPILFTTRSALKTVGPHLPGLIALGAVDCLASVAFAVATSIGLLSIVAVFSSLYPVVTVVLSVVLLHERPDRIQLTGVALALAGVGLVSV
- a CDS encoding LD-carboxypeptidase encodes the protein METDATELRIPPRLFSGDTIGIAAPGSPFDLALFQKGVAVLVGMGFRVAFDDGLFQRCGYLAGPDAHRAALLNGLFADPAVKAIFCARGGYGTLRLIEHLQWAAICRSPKLLVGFSDVTNLHAALWSRCRLVSLHGPNVTGLALADDSSRSALMAALTGEAPVALTLSEGVTLQAGAASGIVLGGNLTSLCHLIGTRFHPRFEGRLLFLEDRGEAPYRIDRMLTQMTQAGCLKGVAGVILGDFTACGSPQAVYEVFGERLGGRGIPILAGLQAGHEQRNLPLPLGLEAVLDADARTLRYRLPVVA
- a CDS encoding beta-lactamase family protein translates to MDVNDADARLGQVADLMQSGVEDGVFPGGVLLVARAARVLFHAAFGVTNRFAPRPVTRTTFFDLASLTKPLATTLAVLKLVQDGRLSLETSLAEVLHPFREGAKTLITVRQLLAHTAGFPAYRPYFESLAAHPPAARQRLLRQILVKEPLAAPPGDTVRYSDLGFMVLNWVVETVSGSTLDRFLAAEIYPCLGVTDLFFVRHFENCRRGVFAATEDCPWRHAVLEGRVHDDNAYVVGGVEGHAGLFGTAEAVYRLLLELWRSLRGCGGSGFFEARQVARFLTRAPSGERTLGFDTPAPQNASCGQFFPFQTVGHLGFTGTSFWMDLDAGVIVVLLTNRVHPTRQNTAIKAFRPRLHDLVMQKILQNGWN
- a CDS encoding rod shape-determining protein, coding for MNLFLDAVLGIFSNDLAIDLGTANTLVYVKGKGIVLSEPSVVAVRTDNRMKNRVLAVGLEAKNMLGRTPGNIIAIRPMRDGVIADFEVTEAMLRHFIHKVHNRRSFVRPRIVIAVPSGITQVEKRAVRESAESAGAREVFLIEEPMAAAIGAGLPITEPRCNMVIDIGGGTTEVAVISLAGIVYSRSIRVAGDKMDQAIMQHIKRKYNLLIGERTAEIIKTTIGNAYPDPQNLETIEVKGRDLVSGIPKILAIDSEEIRLAISEQIDAIVETAKIALEQTPPELAADIVDSGIVLTGGGALLKNLDKLLREESGLPITVTDDPLSTVALGSGKCLDTIEILKQVVIT